Proteins from a genomic interval of Kitasatospora herbaricolor:
- a CDS encoding RNA polymerase sigma factor has product MDPAATVRPTPTRTPDTFDSADLPGPHGPGREASGRGAASPRPPGPELPHARSGTPGGRPAVPVEEPPEELVEDPAQELVEEPPEEPVEEPVEEPDEGPGDGPARAASLDAAAGPAADLFRQYLREIGRVRLLTAAEEVELARQVEAGLFAEERLSRTPGPDDRLADELDRLVVLGRIAKRRLIEANLRLVVSVAKRYIGRGLTMLDLVQEGNVGLIRAVEKFDYTRGYKFSTYATWWIRQAMSRALADQARTIRVPVHVVELINRVIRIQRGLLQERGVEPTPADIAAVLELPETRIREVLRLAQEPISLHTPVGEEDDVALGDLIEDADAASPVESASFLLLRRHLEAVLATLGERERQVVQLRYGLDDGRPRTLEEIGHLFGVTRERIRQIESKTLGKLRDHAFAEQLRGYLD; this is encoded by the coding sequence GTGGACCCAGCCGCGACAGTTCGTCCTACGCCGACCCGGACCCCCGACACCTTCGACAGCGCCGATCTCCCGGGCCCGCACGGCCCCGGCCGGGAGGCCTCGGGCCGGGGCGCCGCGAGCCCGCGCCCACCAGGTCCGGAGCTGCCCCATGCCCGGTCCGGTACCCCCGGCGGCCGGCCGGCGGTACCCGTCGAGGAGCCGCCGGAGGAGCTTGTCGAGGATCCCGCCCAGGAGCTCGTCGAGGAGCCGCCCGAGGAGCCCGTCGAGGAGCCCGTCGAGGAGCCCGACGAAGGGCCCGGCGATGGGCCGGCCCGGGCGGCCTCCCTGGACGCCGCCGCCGGCCCCGCCGCGGACCTGTTCCGCCAGTACCTGCGCGAGATCGGACGGGTCCGGCTGCTGACCGCGGCGGAGGAGGTCGAGCTCGCCCGCCAGGTCGAGGCCGGCCTGTTCGCCGAGGAGCGGCTCTCCCGCACCCCGGGCCCGGACGACCGCCTCGCCGACGAGCTCGACCGTCTGGTGGTGCTCGGCCGGATCGCCAAGCGCCGGCTCATCGAGGCCAACCTGCGCCTGGTGGTCTCGGTGGCCAAGCGCTACATCGGACGCGGCCTGACCATGCTCGACCTGGTCCAGGAGGGCAACGTCGGCCTGATCCGGGCGGTGGAGAAGTTCGACTACACCCGGGGCTACAAGTTCTCCACCTACGCGACCTGGTGGATCCGGCAGGCGATGAGCCGGGCCCTCGCGGACCAGGCCCGCACCATCCGGGTCCCGGTGCACGTGGTCGAGCTGATCAACCGGGTGATCCGGATCCAGCGGGGACTGCTCCAGGAGCGCGGCGTCGAGCCGACCCCGGCCGACATCGCCGCCGTCCTGGAGCTGCCGGAGACCCGGATCCGCGAGGTGCTGCGCCTGGCCCAGGAGCCGATCTCGCTGCACACCCCGGTCGGCGAGGAGGACGACGTGGCCCTCGGCGACCTGATCGAGGACGCCGACGCGGCCTCACCCGTCGAGTCGGCCTCGTTCCTGCTGCTGCGCCGGCACCTGGAGGCCGTGCTGGCCACCCTCGGCGAACGCGAACGGCAGGTGGTGCAACTGCGCTACGGCCTGGACGACGGGCGCCCGCGCACCCTGGAGGAGATCGGGCACCTCTTCGGGGTCACCCGTGAGCGGATCCGCCAGATCGAGTCGAAGACCCTCGGCAAACTGCGCGACCACGCCTTCGCCGAGCAGCTCCGCGGCTACCTGGACTGA
- the dnaG gene encoding DNA primase, whose product MAGRIRDEDVQAVRSALPIDVVVGEYVQLTNGGGGEYKGVCPFHDEKSASFYVNPSKGVFHCFGCQENGDTIAFLMKIEHFTFAEAVERMAAQANITLRYEEGGYNPRHQQGERTRLVEAHKVAAAFFQEQLQSPEAEIGRRFLAERGFDEEAAQHFGVGYAPAGWEHLVRFLRGKGFSDKEVLLGGLASQGQRGGLIDRFRGRLVWPIRDMGGEVIGFGARRLREDDNGPKYLNTPETPIYKKSNVLYGIDLAKKEIAKSGRAVVVEGYTDVMACHLAGVTTAVATCGTAFAEDHIKIIRRLLMDTSQYRGETVFTFDGDAAGQKAALRAFEDDQKFAARTSIAVSPGGMDPCDLRLAQGDEAVRTLIDNPVPLFEFALRSAVARHRVETAEGRSAALLEAAPIVAKIKDRSIQHEYAVQLAGMLGILDEQFVVRRVGQLARWDRDNKQQNQRGGNQQQARRPEVQAQPAQPARPVFRLNPRDPAQFVERELLKLALQYPALVSPAFDNYGEDEFPTPPYTAVRRAIGQAGGAAYGAALPDFTKTVREIAPDDQVRSLVTELTVEPVRTRRKPDEIYAGEFLVKLRLQAVERRVAEVRAQLQRLGNRAAPEELHAVQTELWQLQQYGQQLRSRGAAAL is encoded by the coding sequence GTGGCCGGGCGGATCAGGGATGAAGATGTACAGGCGGTGCGCAGCGCGCTGCCCATCGACGTGGTGGTCGGCGAGTACGTCCAGCTGACCAACGGCGGCGGGGGCGAGTACAAGGGCGTCTGCCCGTTCCACGACGAGAAGTCGGCGTCGTTCTACGTCAACCCGTCCAAGGGCGTCTTCCACTGCTTCGGCTGCCAGGAGAACGGCGACACCATCGCCTTCCTGATGAAGATCGAGCACTTCACCTTCGCCGAGGCCGTCGAGCGGATGGCCGCCCAGGCCAACATCACCCTGCGTTACGAGGAGGGCGGCTACAACCCCCGCCACCAGCAGGGCGAGCGGACCAGGCTGGTCGAGGCGCACAAGGTGGCCGCCGCGTTCTTCCAGGAGCAGCTGCAGTCGCCGGAGGCCGAGATCGGCCGGCGGTTCCTGGCCGAGCGGGGCTTCGACGAGGAGGCGGCCCAGCACTTCGGGGTCGGCTACGCGCCGGCCGGCTGGGAGCACCTGGTGCGCTTCCTGCGCGGCAAGGGCTTCAGCGACAAGGAGGTCCTGCTCGGCGGCCTGGCCTCGCAGGGCCAGCGCGGCGGCCTGATCGACCGCTTCCGCGGCCGGCTGGTCTGGCCGATCCGGGACATGGGCGGCGAGGTGATCGGCTTCGGCGCCCGCCGGCTGCGCGAGGACGACAACGGTCCGAAGTACCTCAACACCCCCGAGACGCCGATCTACAAGAAGTCCAACGTGCTGTACGGCATCGACCTGGCGAAGAAGGAGATCGCCAAGTCGGGCCGGGCGGTGGTGGTCGAGGGCTACACCGACGTGATGGCCTGTCACCTGGCCGGGGTGACCACGGCGGTGGCGACCTGCGGCACGGCCTTCGCCGAGGACCACATCAAGATCATCCGTCGGCTGCTGATGGACACCTCCCAGTACCGGGGCGAGACCGTCTTCACCTTCGACGGCGACGCGGCCGGCCAGAAGGCCGCCCTGCGGGCCTTCGAGGACGACCAGAAGTTCGCCGCCCGCACCTCCATCGCGGTCAGCCCCGGCGGCATGGACCCGTGCGACCTGCGCCTCGCCCAGGGCGACGAGGCGGTCCGGACGCTGATCGACAACCCCGTCCCGCTCTTCGAGTTCGCGCTGCGCTCGGCCGTGGCCCGCCACCGGGTGGAGACCGCCGAGGGCCGGTCCGCCGCGCTGCTGGAGGCGGCGCCGATCGTCGCCAAGATCAAGGACCGCTCGATCCAGCACGAGTACGCCGTCCAGCTGGCCGGCATGCTGGGCATCCTCGACGAGCAGTTCGTGGTCCGCCGGGTCGGCCAGCTCGCCCGCTGGGACCGCGACAACAAGCAGCAGAACCAGCGCGGCGGCAACCAGCAGCAGGCCCGCCGGCCGGAGGTGCAGGCCCAGCCGGCGCAGCCGGCCCGCCCGGTCTTCCGGCTCAACCCGCGCGACCCGGCGCAGTTCGTCGAGCGCGAGCTGCTCAAGCTGGCCCTGCAGTACCCGGCGCTGGTCAGCCCGGCCTTCGACAACTACGGCGAGGACGAGTTCCCGACCCCGCCGTACACGGCCGTGCGCAGGGCGATCGGCCAGGCCGGCGGCGCCGCGTACGGGGCCGCCCTGCCCGACTTCACCAAGACCGTCCGGGAGATCGCGCCGGACGACCAGGTGCGCTCGCTGGTCACCGAGCTGACCGTCGAGCCGGTGCGCACCCGGCGCAAGCCCGACGAGATCTACGCGGGCGAGTTCCTGGTCAAGCTGCGGCTGCAGGCCGTGGAGCGGCGGGTGGCCGAGGTCAGGGCCCAGCTCCAGCGGCTGGGCAACCGGGCCGCCCCCGAGGAGCTGCACGCGGTGCAGACCGAGCTGTGGCAGCTCCAGCAGTACGGCCAGCAGCTGCGCAGCCGGGGCGCCGCCGCGCTCTAG
- a CDS encoding deoxyguanosinetriphosphate triphosphohydrolase, which produces MDDTAHRTATPDLTPSNQPGPYDGAAEARWVPEPDKRPGRTAFQRDRARVLHSAALRRLAGTTQVVAPMRSDFPRTRLTHSLECAQVGRELGAALGCDPDLVETGCLAHDIGHPPFGHTGEEALDQAAEACGGFEGNAQSLRILTRLEPKRFAPLDEEAARLAPWPGRSVGLNLSRAALDAATKYPWPRGAHPTDPGSTKYGVYADDLPVFRWLRAGSPPDRKCFEATVMDWSDDVAYSTHDVEDGLQAGHIDPDALRSPVERAELFKVAGRYAPDAPPEELSEALDRLHAQPWWPAAYDGSARARAGLKDLTSQLIGRFCLAAEQATRARYGPGRLTRYAAELVVPREVRLECAVLKAVAVRYVMQRDEQEQLRSRQRIVIAELAEVLTRRAPEGLDVVFAARYEEAEDDCAALRAVIDQIATLTDASALALHARLLGPAART; this is translated from the coding sequence ATGGACGACACCGCGCACCGCACCGCCACCCCGGACCTGACCCCCTCGAACCAGCCGGGCCCGTACGACGGGGCCGCCGAGGCCCGCTGGGTGCCCGAGCCGGACAAACGCCCCGGCCGTACGGCGTTCCAGCGCGACCGCGCCCGCGTCCTGCACTCCGCCGCCCTGCGCCGGCTGGCGGGGACGACCCAGGTGGTCGCCCCGATGCGCAGCGACTTCCCCCGCACCCGGCTGACCCACTCGCTGGAGTGCGCCCAGGTCGGCCGCGAGCTGGGCGCGGCCCTCGGCTGCGACCCGGACCTGGTGGAGACCGGCTGCCTGGCGCACGACATCGGCCACCCGCCGTTCGGCCACACCGGCGAGGAGGCGCTCGACCAGGCCGCCGAGGCCTGCGGCGGCTTCGAGGGCAACGCCCAGTCGCTGCGGATCCTGACCCGCCTGGAGCCCAAGCGCTTCGCCCCGCTCGACGAGGAGGCCGCCCGGCTCGCGCCCTGGCCCGGCCGCAGCGTCGGCCTCAACCTCAGCCGCGCCGCGCTGGACGCCGCCACCAAGTACCCGTGGCCGCGCGGCGCCCACCCCACCGACCCGGGCTCCACCAAGTACGGCGTCTACGCGGACGACCTGCCGGTGTTCCGCTGGCTGCGGGCCGGCTCCCCGCCGGACCGCAAGTGCTTCGAGGCGACGGTCATGGACTGGTCGGACGACGTCGCCTACTCCACCCACGACGTCGAGGACGGCCTGCAGGCCGGCCACATCGACCCGGACGCCCTGCGCTCCCCGGTCGAGCGCGCCGAGCTGTTCAAGGTCGCCGGGCGGTACGCCCCGGACGCCCCGCCCGAGGAGCTCTCGGAGGCGCTGGACCGCCTGCACGCCCAGCCCTGGTGGCCCGCCGCCTACGACGGCTCGGCCCGCGCCCGGGCCGGGCTCAAGGACCTCACCAGCCAGCTGATCGGCCGGTTCTGCCTGGCCGCCGAGCAGGCCACCCGGGCCCGCTACGGCCCCGGCCGGCTGACCAGGTACGCGGCCGAGCTGGTGGTCCCGCGCGAGGTGCGGCTGGAGTGCGCGGTGCTGAAGGCCGTCGCCGTCCGGTACGTGATGCAGCGCGACGAGCAGGAGCAGCTCCGCTCGCGCCAGCGGATCGTGATCGCCGAGCTGGCCGAGGTGCTGACCCGGCGGGCCCCGGAGGGTCTGGACGTGGTCTTCGCCGCCCGCTACGAGGAGGCCGAGGACGACTGCGCCGCCCTGCGCGCGGTGATCGACCAGATCGCCACCCTGACCGACGCCTCGGCACTCGCCCTGCACGCCCGGCTGCTCGGCCCGGCGGCCCGGACCTGA
- a CDS encoding sirohydrochlorin chelatase, whose product MTPPTWTSSSSDLLAEISQQFTARSAGTSAGTSAGRPAVRPPLVLHSARRPALVLVAHGSRDPAALAEIRRLLALLRGARPELDVRLAHLGLNAPLLPDVLAELAGPVVLVPLLLGRGYHVKVDLPALLAAAPQVSGTITAPLGPDGLLTEVLYERLVEAGWSDPATVRERHRHGRDAVVLAASGSRDPDAAVDTEAQARLLARRLHVPVVPGYVAAGSPSVAEAVAGLSARGYRRIAVAGYFTAPGDFARLAAAAGDWLTSAPLGAHELMARLVLARYEHSRLRTAA is encoded by the coding sequence ATGACGCCGCCCACCTGGACCTCCAGCTCCTCCGACCTCCTCGCCGAGATCTCGCAGCAGTTCACCGCCAGGTCGGCCGGCACCTCGGCCGGCACCTCGGCCGGCCGCCCGGCCGTCCGCCCGCCGCTGGTCCTGCACTCGGCCCGCCGCCCGGCCCTGGTGCTGGTCGCGCACGGTTCGCGCGATCCGGCGGCCCTCGCCGAGATCCGCCGGCTGCTCGCCCTGCTGCGCGGCGCCCGCCCCGAGCTCGACGTCCGGCTGGCCCACCTCGGGCTGAACGCGCCGCTGCTGCCGGACGTGCTGGCGGAGCTGGCCGGCCCGGTGGTCCTGGTGCCGCTGCTGCTCGGCCGGGGTTACCACGTCAAGGTCGACCTGCCGGCCCTGCTGGCGGCCGCGCCGCAGGTCAGCGGCACGATCACGGCCCCGCTCGGGCCGGACGGGCTGCTCACCGAAGTGCTGTACGAGCGGCTGGTGGAGGCCGGCTGGAGCGACCCCGCGACCGTCCGCGAGCGGCACCGGCACGGCCGCGACGCCGTCGTGCTGGCCGCCTCGGGCTCGCGTGACCCGGACGCGGCGGTCGACACCGAGGCCCAGGCCCGGCTGCTCGCGCGGCGGTTGCACGTGCCGGTGGTGCCCGGGTACGTGGCGGCCGGCTCGCCGAGCGTGGCCGAGGCGGTGGCCGGGCTGTCCGCGCGCGGCTACCGCCGGATCGCGGTGGCGGGGTACTTCACCGCCCCCGGCGACTTCGCCCGGCTGGCCGCGGCGGCGGGGGACTGGCTGACCAGCGCCCCGCTCGGCGCGCACGAGCTGATGGCCCGTCTGGTGCTGGCCCGCTACGAGCACTCCCGGCTGCGGACGGCGGCCTGA
- a CDS encoding molybdopterin oxidoreductase family protein: protein MSNAVATTDTHCPYCALQCGMGLRPTGGAVPVSVVERPGFPVNRGALCGKGSNAAAVLAPGARLTTPLVRRDGTLRPARWEEALDLVADRLAATAATYGRDAVGVFGGGGLTNEKAYLLGKFARVALRTSAIDYNGRFCMSSAAAAGTRAFGLDRGLPFPVADIPRAGCVILVGSNPAETMPPFVRYLRELRENGGTLVVVDPRRTRTAELADLHLAPRPGTDLALALGLLHLVVADGRTDEAFIAERTTGWAQTRAAAMAHWPEHVEAVTGVPLPQLREAARLFCDADAAMVLTARGPEQQAKGTDTVSAWINLCLATGNAGRPNAGYGCLTGQGNGQGGREHGQKADQLPGYRKLDDPAARAHVAAVWGVDPDSLPGPGRSAYELLDSLGGEVRALLLTGSNPVVSAPHAGHVTERLRSLDFLVVSDVVLSETAELADVVLPVAQWAEETGTMTNLEGRVVLRRKAVDAPAGVRTDLEVLHALAARLGHGEGFPTDPEKAFDELRRASAGGAADYAGISYERIAAEDGVFWPCPSPEHPGTPRLFLERFAHPDGRARFVPVQHRPAAEEPDARYPVRLTTGRVLAQYQSGAQTRRVDALNAAAPGPYVELHPLLAGRLGVRDGDQVAVVSRRGRTVTPARLTTAIRPDTVFMPFHWAGEGSANIHTNPALDPVSRMPEFKVCAVRLEAVAGA, encoded by the coding sequence ATGAGCAACGCCGTCGCCACCACCGACACGCACTGCCCGTACTGCGCCCTCCAGTGCGGCATGGGGCTGCGCCCCACCGGGGGCGCCGTCCCGGTCTCGGTGGTCGAGCGGCCCGGCTTCCCGGTGAACCGGGGCGCGCTGTGCGGCAAGGGCTCCAACGCCGCCGCCGTGCTGGCCCCCGGGGCCCGGCTCACCACGCCGCTGGTCCGCCGCGACGGCACGCTCCGGCCGGCCCGCTGGGAGGAGGCCCTGGATCTGGTCGCCGACCGGCTGGCCGCCACCGCCGCGACGTACGGGCGGGACGCCGTCGGGGTGTTCGGCGGCGGCGGGCTGACCAACGAGAAGGCCTACCTGCTCGGCAAGTTCGCCCGGGTGGCACTGCGCACCTCGGCGATCGACTACAACGGCCGGTTCTGCATGTCCTCGGCCGCGGCCGCCGGGACCCGGGCCTTCGGGCTGGACCGCGGCCTGCCGTTCCCGGTCGCCGACATCCCGCGGGCCGGCTGCGTGATCCTGGTCGGCAGCAACCCGGCGGAGACCATGCCGCCCTTCGTCCGCTACCTGCGCGAACTGCGGGAGAACGGCGGCACCCTGGTCGTCGTCGACCCGCGCCGCACCCGCACCGCCGAGCTCGCCGACCTGCACCTCGCCCCGCGCCCCGGCACCGACCTGGCCCTCGCGCTCGGACTGCTGCACCTGGTGGTCGCGGACGGCCGCACCGACGAGGCCTTCATCGCGGAACGCACCACCGGCTGGGCCCAGACCAGGGCCGCCGCGATGGCGCACTGGCCCGAGCACGTCGAGGCGGTGACGGGTGTCCCGCTGCCGCAGTTGCGCGAGGCCGCCCGGCTGTTCTGCGACGCCGACGCCGCGATGGTGCTCACCGCGCGCGGCCCCGAGCAGCAGGCCAAGGGCACCGACACGGTGAGCGCCTGGATCAACCTCTGCCTGGCCACCGGCAACGCGGGCCGCCCGAACGCCGGCTACGGCTGCCTCACCGGGCAGGGCAACGGCCAGGGCGGACGCGAGCACGGCCAGAAGGCGGACCAGTTGCCCGGCTACCGCAAGCTGGACGACCCGGCCGCCCGCGCCCACGTCGCCGCCGTCTGGGGCGTCGACCCCGACTCGCTGCCCGGCCCCGGGCGCAGCGCGTACGAGCTGCTGGACTCGCTCGGCGGGGAGGTCCGGGCGCTGCTGCTGACCGGCTCCAACCCGGTGGTCTCCGCCCCGCACGCCGGGCACGTCACCGAGCGGCTGCGCTCGCTCGACTTCCTCGTGGTCAGCGACGTGGTGCTGTCCGAGACGGCCGAACTGGCCGACGTGGTCCTGCCGGTCGCCCAGTGGGCCGAGGAGACCGGGACGATGACCAACCTGGAGGGCCGGGTCGTCCTGCGCCGCAAGGCCGTCGACGCTCCGGCGGGCGTACGGACCGACCTGGAGGTGCTGCACGCGCTGGCGGCCCGGCTCGGCCACGGCGAGGGGTTCCCGACCGACCCGGAGAAGGCCTTCGACGAGCTGCGCCGCGCCTCGGCGGGCGGCGCGGCCGACTACGCGGGCATCAGCTACGAGCGGATCGCGGCCGAGGACGGCGTGTTCTGGCCCTGCCCGTCGCCGGAGCACCCGGGCACCCCGCGGCTCTTCCTGGAGCGCTTCGCCCACCCGGACGGACGGGCCCGCTTCGTCCCCGTCCAGCACCGGCCCGCCGCCGAGGAGCCGGACGCCCGGTACCCCGTGCGCCTCACCACCGGCCGGGTGCTGGCCCAGTACCAGTCCGGCGCGCAGACCCGCCGGGTCGACGCCCTGAACGCCGCCGCCCCGGGCCCGTACGTCGAGCTGCACCCGCTGCTCGCCGGCCGGCTGGGCGTGCGGGACGGGGACCAGGTCGCGGTGGTCAGCCGGCGCGGACGGACCGTCACCCCCGCCCGGCTGACCACCGCGATCAGGCCCGACACCGTCTTCATGCCCTTCCACTGGGCGGGCGAGGGCAGCGCCAACATCCACACCAACCCGGCGCTGGACCCGGTCTCCCGGATGCCGGAGTTCAAGGTCTGCGCCGTGCGGCTGGAGGCGGTGGCCGGCGCCTGA
- a CDS encoding nuclear transport factor 2 family protein, translating to MTATTDSPAVPAAAVPAAGDPTDTAAARALVQDYLENFWNQGRTDLADRYLAADLQQHNPHLPDGRAPLAEFVAGLRGQLPELRFELRRLAAEGDLVFAHSHFTAAPGDPGRAVVDVFRIADGLIAEHWDLSEAVPESTASGRPVV from the coding sequence ATGACCGCCACCACCGATTCCCCCGCCGTTCCCGCCGCCGCCGTTCCCGCCGCGGGGGATCCCACGGACACCGCCGCCGCCCGCGCGCTGGTCCAGGACTACCTGGAGAACTTCTGGAACCAGGGCCGCACCGACCTCGCCGACCGCTACCTCGCCGCGGACCTCCAGCAGCACAACCCCCACCTCCCCGACGGCCGCGCCCCGCTCGCCGAGTTCGTCGCCGGCCTGCGCGGGCAGCTCCCGGAGCTCCGCTTCGAGCTGCGCCGCCTCGCCGCCGAGGGCGACCTGGTCTTCGCCCACTCCCACTTCACCGCCGCACCGGGCGACCCGGGCCGCGCCGTCGTCGACGTCTTCCGGATCGCCGACGGCCTGATCGCCGAGCACTGGGACCTCAGCGAGGCCGTTCCGGAGAGCACCGCGAGCGGCCGCCCGGTCGTCTGA
- a CDS encoding MFS transporter has translation MRTTRAPLARPALPVPALPAATAPGAAPGPAGRSHRTARPALAALSLGYFTLGTASLAVVGLGGPIGRDLHTAPGGVGVLVAVFALTFALAAPLAPAVLGRLDRRRALLLGLALMAAGGVLGALAPSYAVLVGARVLAGLGGAVFGPASSAVGSLIVPEEHRPRALATVFAGMTVAAVLGVPLSAYLGGAVGWRWTLAGIAAATLLALVLVAALVPAVPAGEPPTAAAYRRVLATPGAAATVLTTLLYMAAQFTVYGVAGGYVAARFGASPSAVTLVLFAFGLCGVAGNACGARLSARLGGARTVTLTQAGLAAAFLGLLAAPRALPAAVLLFALWAFFSQLYQAPQQARLIALAPGQRGLLLALNASMLYVGISLGSLLAGTFLPVLGAGPLPALGLLPLALAGLAHRASVRRTVRSTPAPSTAGTDREGVTR, from the coding sequence ATGCGTACCACCCGGGCCCCACTGGCCCGCCCAGCTCTCCCCGTCCCGGCCCTCCCCGCCGCGACCGCTCCCGGCGCCGCCCCCGGGCCCGCCGGCCGATCCCACCGCACCGCCCGGCCCGCGCTCGCGGCCCTCTCGCTCGGCTACTTCACCCTGGGCACCGCCTCGCTCGCCGTCGTCGGGCTCGGCGGCCCGATCGGCCGCGACCTGCACACCGCACCCGGCGGCGTCGGCGTCCTGGTCGCCGTCTTCGCCCTCACCTTCGCACTGGCCGCCCCGCTCGCCCCGGCCGTCCTGGGCCGCCTGGACCGCCGCCGCGCGCTGCTCCTCGGCCTCGCCCTGATGGCCGCCGGCGGCGTCCTCGGCGCGCTTGCCCCCTCGTACGCCGTGCTGGTCGGCGCCCGGGTGCTGGCCGGGCTCGGCGGCGCCGTCTTCGGGCCCGCCTCCTCGGCGGTCGGCTCGCTGATCGTCCCGGAGGAGCACCGCCCGCGGGCGCTGGCCACGGTCTTCGCCGGCATGACGGTCGCCGCCGTCCTCGGCGTGCCGCTCTCGGCCTACCTGGGCGGCGCGGTCGGCTGGCGCTGGACGCTGGCCGGCATCGCGGCCGCCACCCTGCTGGCGCTCGTGCTGGTCGCCGCCCTGGTGCCGGCCGTCCCGGCGGGCGAGCCGCCCACCGCCGCCGCCTACCGACGGGTGCTCGCCACCCCGGGCGCCGCCGCCACCGTGCTGACCACCCTGCTGTACATGGCCGCCCAGTTCACCGTCTACGGCGTCGCCGGGGGCTACGTCGCGGCCCGCTTCGGTGCCTCCCCGAGCGCCGTCACCCTGGTGCTGTTCGCCTTCGGCCTCTGCGGGGTGGCCGGCAACGCCTGCGGCGCGCGGCTCTCCGCCCGGCTCGGCGGCGCCCGGACGGTGACCCTCACCCAGGCCGGCCTGGCCGCCGCCTTCCTGGGGCTGCTCGCCGCCCCGCGGGCCCTGCCGGCCGCGGTCCTGCTGTTCGCGCTCTGGGCCTTCTTCAGCCAGCTCTACCAGGCGCCGCAGCAGGCCCGCCTGATCGCCCTGGCGCCCGGGCAGCGCGGCCTGCTGCTGGCCCTCAACGCCTCGATGCTCTACGTCGGCATCAGCCTCGGCAGCCTGCTCGCCGGCACCTTCCTGCCCGTCCTCGGCGCCGGCCCGCTGCCCGCCCTCGGCCTGCTGCCGCTCGCCCTCGCGGGCCTGGCCCACCGGGCCTCCGTCCGCCGCACCGTCCGCTCCACGCCGGCCCCGTCCACGGCCGGCACCGACCGAGAAGGAGTCACCCGATGA
- a CDS encoding TetR/AcrR family transcriptional regulator: MTGRPRDPAVDEAIRRAAVDLTEQHGYRGLSMEGIAALSGVSKQTVYRRYRSKGEVVLDALAGYAFTHLPTPDTGTLRGDLTALLTATFAGQQGVNGTLNRALAAEAVQDQAFAALLWEKLIAVRRESVRELLARGRARGEVGHPDDEFLLDLVYGPMWYRLLFDPAALTPAYAAELARSVALVAAGPAH, from the coding sequence ATGACCGGACGCCCCCGTGACCCCGCCGTCGACGAAGCCATCCGCCGAGCCGCCGTCGACCTGACCGAGCAGCACGGCTACCGCGGCCTCAGCATGGAGGGCATCGCGGCGCTCAGCGGTGTCTCCAAACAGACCGTCTACCGCCGCTACCGCAGCAAGGGCGAGGTCGTCCTGGACGCCCTGGCCGGCTACGCCTTCACCCACCTGCCCACCCCCGACACCGGCACGCTGCGCGGTGACCTCACCGCTCTGCTCACCGCGACCTTCGCGGGCCAGCAGGGCGTCAACGGCACCCTGAACCGGGCGCTTGCCGCCGAGGCCGTGCAGGACCAGGCGTTCGCCGCGCTGCTGTGGGAGAAGCTGATCGCCGTCCGCCGCGAGTCGGTCCGCGAACTGCTGGCCCGCGGCCGGGCCCGCGGCGAGGTCGGGCACCCCGACGACGAGTTCCTGCTCGACCTGGTCTACGGGCCCATGTGGTACCGGCTGCTGTTCGACCCCGCGGCCCTCACCCCGGCGTACGCCGCCGAACTCGCCCGCAGCGTGGCCCTGGTGGCCGCCGGGCCGGCGCACTGA